The Granulicella sp. 5B5 nucleotide sequence TCGCCTGCGCGTCGACCTGGAAGTGTGTGAGTGTGAAGATATCGCCGGAGGGGCCGGTGGTGCCGAGACCGCTGGGATCGGAGCCGGCGACGTATGTGGGCGAGACGTAGTTGTAGCTGAAGAGGCTGGCCTGATCGTAGGCAAGTCCGACGCGAGCCGAGAAACGCTTGGTGTCGTAGGTCGGGCTGAGCTTCCAGGTGTTAGGAGCCTGGTCGATGGTGGTGGGGCGATCGGTGCGCAACGGCAGGCCTTTCTCCTGCGAGGCCGTGTAGCTGTAGTTCGCGCTGAGTCCGAGGCCCTTGAGGACACCGGGCAGATAGTTGAAGTGCTGCTGGAAGCTCAGCTCGAGGCCATAGATGTAGGCGTTCTGGCCGTTGACGTACTGGGTGATGGCGTCGCCGGGGTATTCGGCGAGAACGGTTTGGATGGAGGCAGGGAAGTATCCCGGAGGAAAGGCCGAGAGGCTGAGTCCACCGGGCAGCGTGGTGAGTACCTGCGGGGCCTGGAGCTGCTTGAAGAAGAAGCCAGCTTGCACGAGGCCGAGAGGCTGGAGGTAGTCCTCGTAGAGCAGGTCGTAGTTGTTGGCGTGCTCAGGACGGAGGCTAGGATTGCCGATGGTAACGGCGACGGGGCTCGCGGTGGTGTCCTCTTCCACATACGGAACGAGCTGATAAGGGTCGGGCCGCGCGACGCCGCGCGAGACGACGGCACGGAGCGCGGAGTTGGTGGTGAGAGCGTAACGGGCCTCTACGCTGGGGAGGACGTCGAGGTAGCTGGGATTGTTGTTGACGCCGATGGCGGTGTAGCAGTTGCCAGCCGCGGGCGGCGCAGGAGCGGCGTTGCTCGGGCACTCGACAGACGAACTGCCGCCGGAGTAGGTGCCGGTTTTTGCGCTATAGGTGCCGTAGAAGGTGAGGTTGTAGCCGAAGGTCATCGTGCGGGTGTTCTCGAAACGGATGCCCGTGTTGATGTGTAGCTTGCCGAAGTCCATGTTGTTCATGATGTAGCCGGCGGCGATCTGCTCGACGGTGTGGAAGAGGTTGGGGTAACGGTCGGCGGCGGTCTTTTGCTGGTCGACGTAGCCACCGTAGTTGGTGAGAGTGTAGTTCTCCGCGGTGGTGAAGTTGGAGACCTGACCGTACTGGCCGCCGAAGTAGGTGCCGTTGAAGTAGTCGGTGTTGTTGAAAGAGTCGAGCAGTTGTGTCATGGACGGCGCTGTGCTGGGGAACCCGTCGTAGACGGTCTCGGTGGAGTCCTGGCTCTGATGCGCGTTGGTGAACTTGAAGCCGGCTTCGACGGTGCCGAAGTGGCCCCACCAGTTGTAGCTCTTGGCGTAGGAGGTCTGCGCGGTGAGGTCGAGTTGCGCGTTCTGGCCCTTGGAGATGGTGATGTCTTTGAACTGCCAGTTGGCGGCGCTGAGCAGCGGCGAGGTCTTCGTGTTGTCGCAGTTGGCGAAGTGCGGGTGGTAGAGATCGGTCTGCTGCGAGGGGATGTAGTTGCAGTATTGGGTGGCACCGATCCAGGAGAAGTCGGCCTTCGGGTTTCCGGCGGAGTCCTGCTCATAGGAGCGCGAGGCAGAGATCTGGTAGGTGAAGAGTGAGTCCTTGTGCACGGTGCGGCCGCCAAGAATGAGCGTGCCTACCGACGCGTTGGGGCGCTTGCTGGATGTGTAGAACTTGGGGGCCGAGCCCTTGGTGGTGGCGGTGGGGTAGATCGGGTTGGCGGCGGTGCCACCGATGGCGGCCGATACTGGCTCGTAGTACCACTTGTCGCCATAGTCCTTGAGGTCGGAGTAGAAGCCGTGAGCGTAGAAGCTGGTGCTGTCGGTGAGGCGGTAGTCGGCGCTGCCGTCAAAGCCGTAACGAGTGCGGTAGTAGCGATACTCGCGGATGGTGTTGTTGTCGTAGAAGGGCATGGCGAGGGTAGAGAGCGGATCGAGCGCGGGCTGAATGTTGTCGATGCCGCGGCCGTTGTAATCGAACACCGCGTCGCCGAGGAGGCCGAAGCGCTTGGTTGCGCCGAAACGTTTGCCGCTGGTGCCGCCGAAGTCATAGGAGCCACGGCCGTTGAGGATGTTGGTGTGGCCGCCGTCGCCGTAGAGATCGAGGGTGGGGCGGTCGGAGGCTTCCTTGGTCTTGAGGTTCACACTGGCGCCGATGCCGTTGCCATCCATGTTGGCGAGCAGCGTCTTGTTCATCTGGATCGAATCAACCATGCCCGAGGGGATGATGTCGAGACGGACCTGGCGGACGTTGGGTTCAGGCGCGGGAATGGTGATGCCGTCGACTGTGACGTTGGTGAGGCGCGGTTCGGTGCCTCGCACCTGGATGTAAACGCCTTCGCCTTCGATGCGGTAGAGGGTGACGGATGGGAAGCGGCCGATGGCGTCTGCCACGTTGGCGTTGGGGAGGCTGGTGATGACCTCTGACGGCATGACCTGCATGATGTTGTCGGCGGTACGCGTCTCGTTGATCGATTCGGCTTCGCCGTGCGGACGCGATGCCGTGACCAGAATCTCCTGGCTGGCATTTGCGACCTTCAGATTGAGGTCGAGGCTCAGCGTCTGGCCGGGTGTGACGTCAATGTCAGCGGTCTGCGGAGCGAAGCCGACGTACGAGACGGTCAATGTGTACTTGCCGGCCGGTACATCGGTCATGCGATACGCGCCGTGGTCGTCCGAGACGGCCGTGATGGGGAGAGGCGCAAGCTTCACCTGGGCGCCCGGTACGGCTGCGCCACCGGCGTCGAGCACGTTGCCCTGAATGATGGCTTTGGCGGCAGCGGCCTGCGCGATGAGGCGGCTGGGTGCGGCTACAGCGGATAAGTAAATGAAGAGAGCGAAAGCGAAGAACCTGCGGGACCGACGGAGAAGATGTATTGACACGATACGCTCCTAAGTCCGGGCGCACTCTTGTGGAGTGAGGGCAGAAAGCGACGGTGCGCAGGGACAGTTTGGAGTGTGGCAGCCGTATCTAAGCGCAACCTAAGGAAGTGGTCTCGTCGCGGGCTGTTTCATCGAATATTGATCTTTGCTGCCTACGCTTGAATCACATGCGCATCCTGATCGTTGAAGACAAACGCAGCCTGGCGAACCACATGGGGCGCGCGCTGGAAAACGAGGGCCATACCGTATCCGTTGCCTACGATGGCGACCAGGGGCTGCGGCTGGGCCGGACTGCGGTCTACGACCTGATGCTGCTGGACGTGATGCTGCCCAGGATGGATGGCTTCTCGGTGATACGGTCGTTGCGCGAAGAGCGGTTGCGAACGCAGACGATCCTGGTATCGGCGCGGGACTCGATGGAGGACATTATTCGCGGGCTCGATGCGGGCGCGGATGACTATCTCACGAAGCCGTTTGCGCTCGATGTCCTGCTTGCCAAGGTGCGCGCTACTGAACGGAGAGTTCCGCGCGTAGAGCCGCAGATTGCTCAGTTCGAAGACTTGATCCTGCGGCCACATCTGTGTGAGTTGCAGCGTGGTGACCGCGTGGAGGCGCTCACGCGGACGGAGTGCGCTCTTTTGGACACGCTGATCCGGCGCGCGGGCGTGATCGTCCCGCACCATGTGCTGATTGACGAAGGCTGGGGGCCGGGTGCCGATGTCAGCTTCGACAGCCTCTATGTGTTTATCCGCGCGTTGCGCAACAAGATCACCAAGCCAGGGGAGCGTGCGCTGCTGCATACCATTCGCGGTGTCGGCTACACGCTGCGCGGCGATCTATGCTGAAGGGCCGCATGTCTATCTCCCTCCGTCTCACGCTCTGGTTTGGCGGCGCATTCTTCGCGGTCTGGGTCCTGTTCGGCGTGAGCATGTGGGCGAACCTGCGCGGTACGCTTACGCACGAACGTCATCAGACGCTCTCGCGCCGGCTTGAGCGGCTTCAGGATGTGTTCACGCACGATCAGGCGGCGCCGCCCGTTGATCGCAATCAGGACTTCATCGACTTTGCACACGCCACCGGCAACGGGCTGATGGAGGTCTTTCGCCCCGATGGCACGCGCGCTTTCCCCTCTCCTTCAGAAGCAGCGATGGCCTTTCCATGGCCTCAGTTCAGGGCCGAAACCAAGGGCTTCTTTGTCTCCGTTCCGGCAGCAGGGCAGTCATATTGGGTGCTGGGACAGCCCTTCCTGCTGGCAGGGCAGCACTACGTGCTGATGGCGGCGGCGCCTGACGCCGGCAATGTGCTCGTCGTGAACCGCTTCCTGTGGGGGCTTCTCGCCGCGTGCCCAGTTCTTCTGCTGATCTCCTCAGGGAGTGGTTACTGGATCAGCCGGCGCGCGCTCCAGCCTGTCAGCGCTATCGCGGACACAGCTCGCTCCATCAGTATCGGTAATATCTCGGAACGCATCCCGGTCTCTCCTACTGGCGATGAGCTGCAACGTCTTGCCGAAACCTGTAATGCGATGCTTGACCGGCTGGAATCTTCGGTCAACCAGATCAAGCGCTTCACCGCAGACGCGTCGCATGAACTCCGCGGCCCGCTCTCGTTTACCCGCACGGTCGCAGAGATCGCGATACGCAATCCGGCCGCGGACCCCGAGAGTCGTCAGGCCCTGCTGGATATCGTTGACGAGACGGCCAAAGCCACGGTGCTTCTCGAAGACATGCTTGCCCTGGCCCGCGCAGACTCCCTGCCCGTGTACCTGCCGCGCACACCGCTGAACCTCTCATCCGTCATAAGAGAGGTCTGTGAGATGGCGCAACCCCTTGTCACTCAGCATGGGCTTACGTTGCTGACCCGCTGTGAAGACACGCATGCAATGGTGCTCGGCGACCCTGCATATCTCAAACGCATGCTTTGGATTCTTCTTGATAATGCGATCAAATACTCAAGGACGAACGGCGTGATTGAGGTCCACCTGAGCCCTGGCCTGGAACAGGTAAGCGTGATTGTGCGAGATACCGGCATCGGCATCTCGCAGGCCGATCTGCCGTTTATCTTCGACCGCTTTTATAGAGCCGATCCATCGCGGTGCGCTGTGGAAGGCAGTGGGCTTGGGCTCGCCATTGCAAAATGGATCGCAGAAGCCCATGAAGCGCGCATTTCGGTGGTGAGCGAAGAAGGCGCCGGCACATCCTTCACTGTTGCATTTCCAGAATCAACTGCGATGCCGGGCAGGACCAGGAAGTACGCGTGAACCTTTCATGGCTACTTGCCGATAAGCCCTGACGCTGTGTTGGGCTTATCGGAGACTCATGCATATCTTCGGATATTGAAATGGTAGGCGAGACAGGGATCGAAAACAGGATTGAACCCATTATTTTGCAGTGACTTGCGTCTATAAAGTATTTCTATACCCCTGCTTTATACCCCCATTCGGCATCTCTCGGGCTGCTAGGCGATCTGTTTGCCATGCGGTGATCTCGCGTTCGTCCCATGCAACTACGCCGCCGCCCAGCGGGATGCGCATAGGAAATGTCTTCTGCTCCATGCGTCGATAGATCGTCGGGCGCGACAGGCCCGTCCGGTGCATGACCTCTGGCAAGCGTAGAAAGCATGAGACTGATTGCGCAGGCGTCATCGAGATCTCCGAGATACTTTGCAGACGAGGGTCGGGTGTTGCCTTTCATAGATTGCCCACCCATCGATGATGCCAACCAACTGCGGATTTGATTCGAAAAAATCTAAATGACCGAAATGCTTATCGAAGATTTCGAACTCATCCCAGACCCACGACCTGTGTGAGCTCTGTGGTGTGCTGATCACAATCATCTTCCTGTCCATCACTGGATGGATCGTGAGGGTAACCGGCGCTAGTTCCGTAGCCAGTGCCAGTAATGGCGCGGGGAGTGCGGGAGTGATGGCGGCTGCAGCGGCAGTGCATAGGAATTGGCGGCGGTTCATTCGAGTATCCTCTTGCAAATCTGAGCGACGTTGTAGGCAAACCATAGGAGCCCATCATCTCCAGCCTTCGTCCACCAAACGCGCGAGTTCGAGAGACTGTAATCGACCTCGGGATGCTCGGCCATGTAAGCGCGCGTCTCGCGATCCGTTACGACGATATTGGGTCGCTTCATTTGCTTGGCCTCATGCTGCGGAAGGAGCGGTTTTATGCGTTCGCAAAGATGGCGCGCACGATGTTGGTGGCCGTAATTATCAATGCGAAGCCTACCAACAGGCGCACACGCATCTCGGATGTAAGTTGAAAACGTTTCATGGATTCTCCTAGGTTTACGTCTGTACTTCAAAGTTGTTTCCATGCGTTATGCTGGATGGCATCATTCTCATCCCATCGAGGCAGAGCTTATGGATATTGTCTTGTTGTGCGCGATCACGGCCATTGCGATCAGCGTGATTGCATATGTCGCATTTCACAACCCTGACGTCGACGCCTCTACGGCCGGCGTTATTCCGGCACAGCCTCCGCAAGCCGGACGCGCCATGCTGCCGGGCTTCTATGAGCATCCGGCTGGGGACGATGCGTTGATGGATATTGCGGCGGAATCCCTGGGCGGTCTCGGATGGTTCCGGTCGAAGATCGCAGGAGTGTCCTTCCGAAACGAGGATGGGACTTCCCGGCAGTATGCGTTGATCGCACTCGACATCGGCGCTGTGCTGCACATTGTTCCAGACCCCGATAACCCTAAGGACGAGAATGCTTTTGCCATTTATACGAAGGATTGGGAGCAGCTCGGGTATCTGCCGCGCCATACAGCCGAGGACATGGCTGGGCGATGGTACAACGGCGAGCGCTATGTCGGAGTGCTGCTCAAGCGTGATTTTGTGGGAGAACGGATGAACTGCGGAGCCATTATTGGGCTGCTGCAACTCTCGCGTGTGAAAGCCCGCGAGTATGGATTGTTGGACGATGGCGATCATTCTGAAACTACCTTGTCTTGATATCGCTCGGGATACAGGATTTCGTTCTCAGAGATCGCATGATGAAGGAACTCTTTGATCTTGGCAGCCACACGTGGCGATGCATTTGCGGTGCCAGCCTCGATCTTCGAATAGTGAGGCCGGGAAACGCCAACTGCCTTCGCGACATCCTGTTGTGAAGGCTTTCGTGGATCGGCAGCGCGAACTTTACTGAGCGGCGTAGACATCTTGAAAGGAATTATGGTGCATCAAATGAACTATGTCAATGTTCATGGAGAAAACATTTATCCCACTCGTCCTCCCGCAAGCTATGTTTATGTTCGAGATTGGGAACATCTTCAAGGTTCGTCGTGAGAAACTCCGCATGTCTGCACAGCAAGTTGCAGATCTTGCCGGTATATCGCGTTCATACTATACAAAGCTGGAAAACGGAGATAACGATGGCACTCTCAAGACGCTTGTTGCCATCTGCGGAGCACTCCGGCTAGACTTTGAAACTCTGTTCACATCGACAGGAAACGCCCGCATTCTGGAAGACGATATGCGGCGCGTCCCATTGATGACATTGGCGCAAGCCTATGCCTGGATACAGTCAGGTGCAGAGATTCGAGGAGCCGATATGTACCCATCGATTTCAATCAATATTGACTGCTCACCGCGGACTATAGGTGTTGTGCTCTCCGATGATTCCATGGAGCCACAATTCAGCAAGGGCGATACCATCGTGTGCGATTTGAATATAAACCCTCGGCCCGGCTGCGTGGTTCTTGCAACAAATACCGAGACACAGGCCTCCATGATTCGCATCTATGCCGACCTTGGCACTGATGAAGCCGGCGAAAAAATATTTGAACTGCGCCCGCGTAACAGTTTTTATCCAACGCTCCGATCAGATCGCAAGCCGTTGTTTGTGACGGCTGTAGGTATCGAGCGTCGAGAGCCGCTCATTGATCCCATGGTGATGTAAAGGAACAGCACGAAAGAAAGGCGCTCACGGATGTTCATGCCGTGAGCTTTTTTCTGCTTGACAATGTTCTCAATATGAGCAATGCTCTAGTTCATCTTATGAACAGCACTGCGAACGGGCGAGACTATTGCGAACGCTGCCTTGGGGGCAAGGATTCTCCGGGGATGGTGCACAGCCGGCTGACGGGTGAGCGCTATCTGTGCGACGACCCATTCCACGATCAACCGTGCTGGCCGCAGGCTTCCGCGACCGGCGGCGAGTTGACTATCGCCTACAACGGTGGCGAGACCCTGAACCATGATGAGGCCGCTCTCCGCGCTGCTGACTGCGAGGTGCGCGCATGAGGCCTGTGCTCAAGATCGAAGGGTCGGTAGACGGCGTGACCGTGTCTCTGCTCTGCGAGGTGCCTTGTGACGGTGTGTCTCCGCTGCAGGTCGAGCGGAGTTTTCTGACGCATCGCACGTTCTTTCCTCGCGGGCTTGGTGAGACGGCAGCATCGATGACGCCGGTGAATGCCGAACTTTGGTTCGCATGCCTGTTCGGCTCGTTTTCCGAGAGCAACATCGCAGAGGTGAGTCGATGAGGCCCCGCAAGACGTTGCTGCTACTCGCGCGCAATGATGGCGAGCTCGGTTTATGGCGCATGCGGCTGGAGACGGCCGGGTATCGCGTGGTTTGTGCGCTGGACCTGGACGAGTTGGCGCGCGGGCTGAATGAGAATCCGGAGACGGCGGTCGTGGTCTCGCAGTGGGGATCGCCGGATGTGGCGCGGGTGTTGAAGGGCTTCCACGCCGTGATGATCGGTGCGGAGGCGAAGCTGCTGCTGATCGATTTGCCGCAGTCGCCGGACTATGTTTGCGATGCAATCGAGACTAGCGGCCCTGCGCTGGTAGCGCGGGTGCGCGAGCGGGTGAAGGTGCTGGCTGCACGCAGGCGCGGACCGAAGAGGATGGCCGGGCGTGAGTTGGCTCCGGCAGTGTTTGAGGCGGTGCCGGCATGAAGAGCTTCCATGAGTTTTCGACTGATTTTGGCGCATGGCTGCGCGAGGCCCGCAAGGCGAAGAAGTTGTCGATGACGGAGCTGGGGTTGCAGATGGGCGGCTTCCATCGCAACACCATCCTGCGTTGGGAGATGGGCAGCACATTGCCCGACGTCCGCGAGTATGCGTTGCTGCAGCAGGTACTGGAAGCGAAGTTCGAGGGGATCGCATGACGGAGGCCCAGTTTGCAAAGAAGTATGGGCAGCGGTTGCGGGCGGCGCGCACGTCGTTGAAGCGTGGCGGCGCGGATATCTCTTTGAAGTCGATCGCGGCATTTGCGGGTGTGAGCGTGGCGCAGCTGCTGCGCTGGGAGCGCGGCGACCGGCTACCCACGGTTTGGCAGCATCACCTGCTGATTGAGTTGCTGGGGCCCGCGTTCGATCTGGAGACTGCATGAGCATCCGTATCCCGTCCGAGCCGTGGCCCACGCCTGCGAAGGTGCGCGGAGTTTGCCGGTTCTGCGACGAGGTTCCGGATGGCGATCGTGCGAGCTTTATCGACGACCTGGCGACGCGGTGCAACAAGGTGGCCTGCGTACTGGCGTGGGAGCAGTGGCGAGAGATGGCGATTCGCGCCGAGAGGCGCAATAGCGAGGCGTTGAAGAGGTTGAAGGCTGGACGAAGGAGAGCGGCATGAGGGAGATGGCGATGGATGGCGTGATGGAGCAAGCCCCGGCGATCGTGGCATTGAACAGGATCCCGAGGGATGAGATGCGACAACTGGTTTATGGCGACGTTGGGCTGCGGATCTTCGAGAGTCAGACATTGGAGCGGGTCGGCGATATGGACCCCGAGGAGCTTGCCGAGACGGGCCGGGAGCTGCGGTGCGTGGCGCTGATTGGATTGCTGGCGATCCTGCTGCTAGGCGCAGTCTGTGGCATCGCAGTGCGGTACATTGCGTTGCGCCCAAGGCCGCACGTCACGATGACGTTTTATTGGGATGAGCAGCCTGCGCCCTCGGCGACGCAGCCTTCAACAGATGCGAGCGCCGTCGCGAGGCAGGTGCAACTGTGAGCAGCGTGATTCGCACCTGGACTGGCAAGCTGATCGACCTGGCGTCGCCGCGTATCGAGGACATCGACATCTACGATATTGCGCACGCGTTGGCTTATATCAACCGCTTCACGGGGCACACGCGGGCCAGCTATACAGTCGCCGAGCACAGCGTGCTTTGTAGCGCGTGTGGTGCTCCGGAGGATGCGCTGGAGAAGCTGATGCACGACGCGACCGAGGCATACCTCGGCGACGTATCGAGTCCACTGAAGTCGTTGCTGACCGAGTATCAGTTGCTGGAGCGGCGTTGGATGGAACTGGTGCGCCAACGGTTTCAGCTCGGCGCGCTGGATTCGTCTGAGGTGAAGCGCATCGACCACCTGGCGCTGCTGGCGGAGATGGAGAGCAAACTCTCGCGCGCGGGGACGCCGATAGATATCACTCAGCATGATCCGCAGAGCGGTGCAGTGCTGCAGGCGATGCGTTACGCCATCCGCAACCCGGACGGCGTGGGTCACAAGTATTGGGAGCAGGCGTTCCTGAACCGCTTCCATGAGCTAGTCGCCCAACGGGCGCTGGCGCAGATCGACTGCGATTTGCAGGTGCGGATAGGAGAGCGGTGATGCCGAACGTGCTTGAGAACCTGTGGTGCTCTCTGGATGACGAAGAGTTGTTGGTGCGCGGGCAGATGCTGTCGCATGTTGCGCAGCAGTACGAGATCGTCGAGAAGCAGAAGAAGGATGCGACGAAGGCGTTCGCCGAGGAACTTGGCGATCTCCGTTCGGAGAGGTTGGAGCTTGCGCAAGCCATCCGGGAGAAGCGCGAGAAGCGGATGGTCGAGTGCGTTGTTGAATTTCATTCGCCGGCCCAGGGCACCAAGCGCTATACGCGCCTGGATACAGGTGAGTTCGTACGTGACGAGCCGATGACACCGAGCGAGATGCAGCAGAACCTCTTTGCTCCTGACGGCCCTTCGCGTGGGAATGGTGAGCCGCGTGGGGCGGAAGACGACGAGCTCTTTGAGGATGCAGTACGGCTCGTCATCGAGTTTGGCAAAGCCTCCACGTCACTGCTGCAGCGTCGTCTGCGGATCGGGTACGGCCGCGCGTCGCACCTGGTCGACATGATGGAGAAAAAAGGTTTAGTTGGCCCTGCGGATGGTTCCAAGCCGCGTGAACTGATCGATCCCAAGCCTGAACCGACTGACGGCAACGGACCCACCTTGATGTAGAGCAATACCCAGGAGAGCAGCGATGGACACCTTGGAAGTGATCTGGACGAAAGACGAGCAGGGCGTCGAATGGGTAAACGACGCATGCGGCAACAAGTGCTCCGTAGCCTGGTTTGGCAGCCGCGAAGCGGCTGAAAAATCTTTGCGGAGTCTGGAGGACTGCGACGACTGTGTGAACTGCAGCTACTGCCGCTCCTGCAGCTCCTGCCGCTACTGCCGCTACTGCAGCGACTGCAGCTCCTGCCTCTCCTGCAGCTCCTGCCGCTACTGCAGCGACTGCCGCTACTGCCGCTCCTGCAGCTCCTGCAGCGACTGCCGCTACTGCAGCGACTGCAGCTACTGCAGCTCCTGCCGCTACTGCAGCTACTGCAGCGACTGCAGCTACTGCAGCTACTGCAGCTCCTGCAGCTACTGCCGCTACTGCCGCTCCTGCAGCGACTGCCGCTCCTGCAGCTCCTGCCGCGAAAAAAATGGCGACAGCACCGGCGGCCAAAAGCTGCCGCCGGTGCAGATCCCCAAGATCGAGAACATTCACGCGGTGATCTACGAAGCCTGTTCTGCGCCCGGCGCCTTGGATATGTCGGCTGTGCATACGTGCGGATCGACGCATTGCCGCGCTGGATGGACAACGACGAAGGCTGGTGCGGCTGGCGCAGCGCTTGAAGCGCGGTTCGGTTGGCTGCTCGCGGCCATGATGATCTATCGCGAGAGCGGCTACCAGATCAGCCCGAACAAGTTCTTTGAAACCGATGAGGTTGCGATGGAGGACATGCGCAAGTTGGCTGAGCAGGAGGTTGCGGCATCCGCTGCCGCGCAGGGATAATTCGCGGCTGCTTACGGCAGGTATTGACCACGGGATAGCAGAGGAGTTCGTCCTTGTTTGGTGATGTGTTGATGGCTTCCGGTGACGCCGGAGGTGGTGTTTCGGGTGAGGTCTACACCCGTGGAGGGCAACTGATCTGCACCACGCTACAAGCGTGGGAGCGGCAGAGACGGAGAGCCTATGGCCGGGAGCGCGGGTTGTGCGAGGAGTGTGGCAATGAAGCTCCCCTGCACACTCGCTGGATATATGGCGTCAGGTTCCATGCGGGACATGCGGTGCCGCGTTGGCCTGGTATTCGTGACGATCATGCTTCGAGACTGCGCTGGTGTTGCTGGCGCTGCCCTCGAAGGAAACCACAACTGCTGCATGAGCGGCGCGCAACCCGGATGTTGAAGGTAAGGAGATGACAGCATGGCAAGCCAAAAGGCGTCAAGGGAGACTAAGTTGTACAACGCGCGGCGTGCAGAGCAGCGGCGCAATCTGCGAGCGAATGCGAAGAAGGCTGGGACGCTGGTCTCTGTGCTGGAGATGGAGCATGCCGTGAAGGCCGCGACCAGTTCGGCGCTGGGGGAGTTTGCGGCTGCATTGCAGCCAATCTCCGTCGCGTTGACTCCTGGACAGGTGCAGCAGATTGGCCTTGCAGCTAAGGATGGAGCTGTTGCCGGTACGCATGCAGTGGCCGATGCGGAGAAGGACTCTGGTGAGAAGCAGCTGCATCGCCGCGTGGTGGTAAAGGTCTATGACCGCGAAGGTGTGCTGATCGAAGAGAATACGAAGCATTTGAACCTTACCGACACCCTGGAGTTGAACGTGAGCGCCTTCAATATCAATTCATGTATCACCAGCGCAGAGGACGGGCGCTAGGCAAAGGATTCTCCAGGTGCGTGGCCTGGGGATGTAGCAGCGAGCCAAGACTCGCGGCAACCTCCTGTTCCCGGCGGCAGTCCATTCATGCTGCCGCCGGGGATTTTTACCGGGATGCAATCGAGGAGTTGCGATGGACTATAAGTCGAAGAAGACGATGTGCAGCAAGTGTGGTGTACGGCCTCGGCG carries:
- a CDS encoding TonB-dependent receptor; the encoded protein is MSIHLLRRSRRFFAFALFIYLSAVAAPSRLIAQAAAAKAIIQGNVLDAGGAAVPGAQVKLAPLPITAVSDDHGAYRMTDVPAGKYTLTVSYVGFAPQTADIDVTPGQTLSLDLNLKVANASQEILVTASRPHGEAESINETRTADNIMQVMPSEVITSLPNANVADAIGRFPSVTLYRIEGEGVYIQVRGTEPRLTNVTVDGITIPAPEPNVRQVRLDIIPSGMVDSIQMNKTLLANMDGNGIGASVNLKTKEASDRPTLDLYGDGGHTNILNGRGSYDFGGTSGKRFGATKRFGLLGDAVFDYNGRGIDNIQPALDPLSTLAMPFYDNNTIREYRYYRTRYGFDGSADYRLTDSTSFYAHGFYSDLKDYGDKWYYEPVSAAIGGTAANPIYPTATTKGSAPKFYTSSKRPNASVGTLILGGRTVHKDSLFTYQISASRSYEQDSAGNPKADFSWIGATQYCNYIPSQQTDLYHPHFANCDNTKTSPLLSAANWQFKDITISKGQNAQLDLTAQTSYAKSYNWWGHFGTVEAGFKFTNAHQSQDSTETVYDGFPSTAPSMTQLLDSFNNTDYFNGTYFGGQYGQVSNFTTAENYTLTNYGGYVDQQKTAADRYPNLFHTVEQIAAGYIMNNMDFGKLHINTGIRFENTRTMTFGYNLTFYGTYSAKTGTYSGGSSSVECPSNAAPAPPAAGNCYTAIGVNNNPSYLDVLPSVEARYALTTNSALRAVVSRGVARPDPYQLVPYVEEDTTASPVAVTIGNPSLRPEHANNYDLLYEDYLQPLGLVQAGFFFKQLQAPQVLTTLPGGLSLSAFPPGYFPASIQTVLAEYPGDAITQYVNGQNAYIYGLELSFQQHFNYLPGVLKGLGLSANYSYTASQEKGLPLRTDRPTTIDQAPNTWKLSPTYDTKRFSARVGLAYDQASLFSYNYVSPTYVAGSDPSGLGTTGPSGDIFTLTHFQVDAQASYRFYKGFSAVISGLNLNNEVFGYYQGNTNFVNQREYYKPTYTGGVRYTLGAH
- a CDS encoding response regulator transcription factor — protein: MRILIVEDKRSLANHMGRALENEGHTVSVAYDGDQGLRLGRTAVYDLMLLDVMLPRMDGFSVIRSLREERLRTQTILVSARDSMEDIIRGLDAGADDYLTKPFALDVLLAKVRATERRVPRVEPQIAQFEDLILRPHLCELQRGDRVEALTRTECALLDTLIRRAGVIVPHHVLIDEGWGPGADVSFDSLYVFIRALRNKITKPGERALLHTIRGVGYTLRGDLC
- a CDS encoding ATP-binding protein; the encoded protein is MSISLRLTLWFGGAFFAVWVLFGVSMWANLRGTLTHERHQTLSRRLERLQDVFTHDQAAPPVDRNQDFIDFAHATGNGLMEVFRPDGTRAFPSPSEAAMAFPWPQFRAETKGFFVSVPAAGQSYWVLGQPFLLAGQHYVLMAAAPDAGNVLVVNRFLWGLLAACPVLLLISSGSGYWISRRALQPVSAIADTARSISIGNISERIPVSPTGDELQRLAETCNAMLDRLESSVNQIKRFTADASHELRGPLSFTRTVAEIAIRNPAADPESRQALLDIVDETAKATVLLEDMLALARADSLPVYLPRTPLNLSSVIREVCEMAQPLVTQHGLTLLTRCEDTHAMVLGDPAYLKRMLWILLDNAIKYSRTNGVIEVHLSPGLEQVSVIVRDTGIGISQADLPFIFDRFYRADPSRCAVEGSGLGLAIAKWIAEAHEARISVVSEEGAGTSFTVAFPESTAMPGRTRKYA
- a CDS encoding HIRAN domain-containing protein, with amino-acid sequence MRYAGWHHSHPIEAELMDIVLLCAITAIAISVIAYVAFHNPDVDASTAGVIPAQPPQAGRAMLPGFYEHPAGDDALMDIAAESLGGLGWFRSKIAGVSFRNEDGTSRQYALIALDIGAVLHIVPDPDNPKDENAFAIYTKDWEQLGYLPRHTAEDMAGRWYNGERYVGVLLKRDFVGERMNCGAIIGLLQLSRVKAREYGLLDDGDHSETTLS
- a CDS encoding helix-turn-helix domain-containing protein; translated protein: MSMFMEKTFIPLVLPQAMFMFEIGNIFKVRREKLRMSAQQVADLAGISRSYYTKLENGDNDGTLKTLVAICGALRLDFETLFTSTGNARILEDDMRRVPLMTLAQAYAWIQSGAEIRGADMYPSISINIDCSPRTIGVVLSDDSMEPQFSKGDTIVCDLNINPRPGCVVLATNTETQASMIRIYADLGTDEAGEKIFELRPRNSFYPTLRSDRKPLFVTAVGIERREPLIDPMVM
- a CDS encoding helix-turn-helix transcriptional regulator, with the translated sequence MKSFHEFSTDFGAWLREARKAKKLSMTELGLQMGGFHRNTILRWEMGSTLPDVREYALLQQVLEAKFEGIA
- a CDS encoding helix-turn-helix transcriptional regulator, whose amino-acid sequence is MTEAQFAKKYGQRLRAARTSLKRGGADISLKSIAAFAGVSVAQLLRWERGDRLPTVWQHHLLIELLGPAFDLETA
- a CDS encoding HD family hydrolase — translated: MSSVIRTWTGKLIDLASPRIEDIDIYDIAHALAYINRFTGHTRASYTVAEHSVLCSACGAPEDALEKLMHDATEAYLGDVSSPLKSLLTEYQLLERRWMELVRQRFQLGALDSSEVKRIDHLALLAEMESKLSRAGTPIDITQHDPQSGAVLQAMRYAIRNPDGVGHKYWEQAFLNRFHELVAQRALAQIDCDLQVRIGER